The following DNA comes from Candidatus Aminicenantes bacterium.
ACGCACATCGACATGCGTGAGTTCGACGCTGACCGCGACGCGAGTGCGTATTGCAGCGGGCGCGCGAGGCCGGAGTCGTAGCCGTTATCGATATCGGCATCGATCTGGCATCCAGCGAGGCGGCGGTTGCGCTGGCGGAGAAACACAGCGATGTCTTCGCCACCGTAGGCATCCACCCGCACGACGCCTCGAAGGTGACTGATGCCTCCATCGCTCGTCTCGAAGCGCTGGCGAAGCACCCCAAGGTCGTCGCAATAGGAGAAACAGGGCTGGACTTCTACCGCAACCGCTTGTCGAAGGAGTCACAGGTCGAGGCTTTTAAACGCCATCTCGAACTTGCGTCGAAATCAGGGTTGCCGGTGGTGATCCACAGCCGCAACGCGAACGACGAGGTTTTTAAAATACTCAGTGAGTGGGTCGCCGGAATGAAAGGCGCGCATCATC
Coding sequences within:
- a CDS encoding TatD family hydrolase, with the protein product MQRAREAGVVAVIDIGIDLASSEAAVALAEKHSDVFATVGIHPHDASKVTDASIARLEALAKHPKVVAIGETGLDFYRNRLSKESQVEAFKRHLELASKSGLPVVIHSRNANDEVFKILSEWVAGMKGAHHPVGVLHCFGGDADLGRKYIDMGFLLSFAGPVTYPKSSAASVAKDIPLDKLL